The Vulpes lagopus strain Blue_001 chromosome 6, ASM1834538v1, whole genome shotgun sequence genome has a segment encoding these proteins:
- the LOC121492893 gene encoding TSSK6-activating co-chaperone protein-like — translation MEQHASPPNGKAKEESNAVPLCRAKPSPSFINLQASSPPATFLNIQRTKLPSGVEHKPKECLGLVECMYANRQLQTQLAQQHTAIVENLQASMTQLAPGRGSKKSSLPVLSRNLLLNHLSQFSK, via the coding sequence ATGGAGCAGCATGCTAGCCCCCCGAATGGAAAAGCCAAAGAGGAAAGTAATGCTGTGCCTCTGTGTCGAGCCAAACCCTCTCCTAGCTTTATTAATCTTCAAGCAAGCTCCCCACCGGCCACTTTCCTGAACATCCAGAGAACAAAGCTGCCCTCAGGAGTTGAACACAAGCCCAAGGAATGCCTGGGACTCGTGGAATGCATGTATGCCAACCGCCAGCTTCAGACCCAGCTTGCCCAACAACACACGGCTATTGTGGAAAATTTACAAGCATCCATGACACAACTGGCTCCTGGGAGGGGAAGCAAGAAGTCTTCCCTTCCAGTCTTATCCCGCAATCTGCTGTTAAATCACCTGTCCCAGTTCAGTAAATGA